The following are encoded together in the Acidobacteriota bacterium genome:
- a CDS encoding cytidylate kinase-like family protein, protein MLITISRQYASGGTQVARLVAERLGWRLVGNSLIDEVAERAGVPPEEVQAREDRPPGFIERLARVASAQLPDLFLPAPPIGQPIGEGNLVRVTRSVVCEMAGEGRCVFVGRASAAVLAWREDALHARLVAGPEFRRRVAVEVMGVPEKEAGAVVARRDVNRVRYHREYYARDCDDPRHYDLVLNTERLGFPGAAEQILHRARALGWAD, encoded by the coding sequence ATGCTGATCACGATCTCGAGACAGTACGCATCGGGCGGCACCCAGGTCGCGAGGCTGGTGGCGGAGCGGCTCGGGTGGCGCTTGGTCGGCAACTCTCTGATCGACGAGGTGGCGGAGCGCGCCGGCGTTCCGCCCGAGGAGGTTCAGGCGCGCGAGGACCGGCCGCCGGGGTTCATCGAGCGGCTGGCCCGCGTCGCCAGTGCCCAGCTTCCCGATCTGTTCCTGCCGGCGCCGCCGATCGGTCAGCCGATCGGCGAAGGCAACCTGGTCCGCGTCACCCGGAGCGTCGTCTGCGAAATGGCCGGCGAGGGCCGCTGCGTGTTCGTGGGCCGGGCATCGGCCGCGGTCCTGGCCTGGCGCGAGGATGCGCTCCATGCGCGGCTGGTCGCCGGGCCCGAGTTCAGGAGGCGAGTTGCCGTCGAGGTGATGGGCGTTCCCGAGAAGGAAGCCGGTGCGGTCGTCGCCCGGCGGGACGTGAACCGGGTTCGCTACCACCGCGAATACTACGCCCGGGACTGCGACGATCCCCGGCACTACGACCTCGTTCTCAACACCGAGCGACTCGGCTTCCCGGGCGCCGCCGAGCAGATCCTCCACCGTGCCCGGGCGCTCGGCTGGGCCGACTGA
- a CDS encoding alpha/beta hydrolase-fold protein encodes MKPMNILLAAAAALALATAAGAQPAQLIPGSLDADLVPSPIEYYALLPPGYDETDEPLPLVLNLHGGGGSRDVLGVRQRPIFTAMWEAGTLPPMVIVTPSVTPRCFYMDFKDGSEKWESFLIGPFLAHLRETLNVRTDRRGTLVTGISMGGMGSLRLAFKYPETFGAVASMEPGISPIDDWADMRPKHRFWRADALMETIYGSPIDREYWNANNPATIAQARADAIRESGIRIFLEAGDEDALWLYEGTEFMHQVLWDQKIRHEYRLYYGADHVGRTLGPRTEEAYLFLASTLVDPEPDPAAERSRQRLAPMKANLTEADHYEVDKALIKGGDGQ; translated from the coding sequence ATGAAGCCAATGAACATCCTCCTTGCGGCCGCTGCCGCTCTCGCGCTCGCGACCGCCGCCGGGGCTCAGCCCGCACAACTGATCCCTGGCAGCCTCGACGCCGACCTTGTTCCGTCGCCGATCGAGTACTACGCCCTGCTGCCGCCCGGCTACGACGAGACGGACGAGCCGCTCCCGCTGGTCCTCAATCTCCACGGCGGCGGGGGCAGCCGCGACGTGCTGGGAGTGCGCCAGCGGCCGATCTTCACCGCCATGTGGGAGGCGGGCACGCTGCCCCCGATGGTGATCGTCACCCCAAGCGTCACGCCCCGCTGCTTCTACATGGATTTCAAGGACGGCTCCGAGAAGTGGGAGTCCTTCCTGATCGGGCCGTTCCTCGCCCACCTGCGGGAGACCCTCAACGTCCGCACGGATCGCCGCGGCACGCTGGTCACCGGCATCTCGATGGGCGGCATGGGCTCGCTCAGACTGGCCTTCAAGTACCCCGAGACGTTCGGCGCCGTCGCCTCGATGGAACCCGGCATCTCGCCGATCGACGACTGGGCCGACATGCGGCCCAAGCACCGCTTCTGGCGCGCCGACGCCCTGATGGAGACGATCTACGGTAGTCCGATCGACCGCGAGTACTGGAACGCGAACAACCCGGCGACGATCGCCCAGGCGAGGGCCGACGCCATCCGCGAATCCGGCATCAGGATCTTCCTGGAAGCGGGAGACGAGGATGCACTCTGGCTCTACGAGGGCACCGAGTTCATGCACCAGGTGCTATGGGACCAGAAGATCCGCCACGAGTACCGCCTCTACTACGGCGCCGATCACGTCGGTCGAACCCTCGGTCCCCGGACCGAGGAGGCCTACCTGTTCCTGGCCAGCACCCTCGTCGACCCCGAACCCGACCCGGCAGCCGAACGCTCCCGTCAGCGGCTCGCCCCAATGAAGGCCAACCTCACCGAGGCCGACCACTACGAGGTCGACAAGGCGCTGATCAAGGGCGGCGACGGTCAGTAG
- a CDS encoding nucleoside hydrolase, whose protein sequence is MKLVLDCDPGLDDAVAILVAAHHADLIGITTVAGNVGINRTTRNALAVAQIAGLDVPVHRGAGRPLAGEPVDGSRIHGETGLGNAVLPDLDRPEASDDAVAYLCDAARSVNDLHLLAIGPLTNVAVALRRDPDLRRHLAGLTIMGGSASAGNITSVAEFNIWADPEAAAVVFEKAAPVTMVGLDVTNQVAFGAGETARMRAAGTPAADLAADVTDFLRDRFRQYVGQSVVPLHDATAVIAATHPHLFERSRHPVAVEVRGEHTRGMTVADLRPPALIEAIGPARVAASDIVWDTDVDAVRELIVEAVLAY, encoded by the coding sequence ATGAAGCTCGTCCTCGATTGCGATCCCGGCCTCGACGACGCGGTCGCGATTCTCGTCGCGGCTCACCATGCCGACCTGATCGGGATCACGACCGTCGCCGGCAACGTCGGGATCAACCGCACGACCCGGAACGCGCTGGCCGTCGCACAGATTGCCGGTCTCGACGTACCGGTCCACCGGGGTGCCGGGCGGCCGCTCGCCGGAGAGCCGGTCGACGGCAGCCGCATCCATGGCGAGACCGGACTGGGTAACGCTGTTCTGCCGGACCTGGACCGGCCCGAAGCCTCGGACGATGCCGTCGCCTACCTCTGCGACGCCGCCCGCTCAGTCAACGACCTGCATCTTCTGGCCATCGGCCCGTTGACCAACGTCGCCGTGGCCCTGCGACGCGATCCCGATCTCCGGCGCCATCTCGCCGGTCTGACGATCATGGGCGGAAGCGCAAGCGCCGGCAACATCACGTCCGTCGCCGAGTTCAACATCTGGGCCGACCCGGAGGCCGCGGCCGTCGTCTTCGAGAAGGCCGCACCGGTCACGATGGTCGGTCTCGACGTGACGAATCAGGTCGCCTTCGGCGCTGGGGAGACCGCGCGCATGCGCGCCGCTGGAACGCCGGCAGCCGACCTCGCCGCCGATGTGACCGACTTCCTGCGCGACCGCTTCCGGCAGTACGTCGGACAGTCCGTCGTTCCCCTGCACGACGCGACCGCCGTCATTGCGGCGACCCATCCCCATCTGTTCGAGCGTTCGCGCCATCCGGTCGCGGTCGAGGTGCGTGGCGAGCACACCCGCGGCATGACCGTGGCCGACCTTCGGCCGCCAGCGCTGATCGAGGCGATCGGCCCGGCACGGGTCGCCGCCAGCGACATCGTCTGGGACACCGACGTCGACGCGGTCAGGGAGTTGATCGTGGAGGCGGTGCTGGCGTACTAG
- a CDS encoding MFS transporter yields the protein MTVQQFPRAPGPPPGRGGMWESLRIPQFRWLYLSNTTFFLAMQGQLVVRSWLVFSLTGSEFALGLVSLMVALSMLSLGPVGGVAADRFERRGLVAAGQATVVVAEVIVLSLLLSGNLDYWHILVQVTVVGAVFPFVMPARNAIVADVVGRRRLTNAMALSMTAVNVTRVVGPAVGGFLIWAAGVNVAYSINTGLYALALAGMVGVHRAPVADPSKHSMLQNMGQGFRYVAENRLVLVLLFFGLVPMFLVMPFQTLLVVFAEDIWQVGAGGLGALSGAAGVGGVLGAAFVAWRSYSTRRLRLMMASVFAFGLFMMGFALSPWFWLGLPLVLAGSAFQAIYTTLNNTAIHVLIPDSVRGRVSGFLTMSFSLPMLGVAPISALAEVWGAPVAVGLASLLAVVVAIVFYLASSDLRRMDLLIRKAFRAAARADAELAVKREASAPAATRGAAR from the coding sequence ATGACCGTCCAGCAATTCCCCAGAGCGCCGGGGCCGCCGCCAGGCCGCGGCGGCATGTGGGAGTCGCTGCGGATCCCGCAGTTCCGCTGGCTCTACCTGTCTAACACGACCTTCTTCCTGGCCATGCAGGGCCAGTTGGTCGTTCGTTCGTGGCTCGTTTTCTCCCTGACCGGCAGCGAGTTCGCGCTGGGGCTGGTCAGCCTGATGGTGGCGCTCTCGATGCTCAGCCTCGGGCCGGTCGGAGGCGTCGCGGCCGACCGCTTCGAACGCAGGGGTCTGGTGGCGGCCGGGCAGGCGACGGTAGTGGTTGCCGAGGTGATCGTGCTCTCCCTGCTACTGAGCGGGAATCTCGACTACTGGCACATCCTGGTCCAGGTGACGGTGGTGGGGGCGGTCTTCCCCTTCGTCATGCCGGCGCGCAACGCCATCGTCGCCGACGTGGTGGGCCGGCGGCGGCTGACGAACGCGATGGCGCTGAGCATGACCGCGGTCAACGTGACCCGGGTTGTGGGGCCGGCGGTGGGCGGCTTCCTGATCTGGGCCGCGGGCGTCAACGTCGCGTACTCCATCAATACGGGCCTCTATGCGCTCGCCCTCGCGGGCATGGTGGGGGTCCATCGGGCGCCGGTGGCCGACCCCTCGAAGCACTCGATGCTCCAGAACATGGGGCAGGGCTTCCGGTACGTGGCGGAGAATCGGCTGGTCCTCGTCCTGCTGTTCTTCGGCCTGGTGCCGATGTTCCTGGTCATGCCGTTCCAGACGTTGCTCGTGGTGTTTGCCGAGGACATCTGGCAGGTGGGCGCGGGCGGCCTTGGAGCATTGAGCGGAGCCGCCGGCGTCGGTGGCGTACTCGGCGCCGCGTTCGTTGCCTGGCGCTCCTACTCGACGCGCCGGCTTCGGTTGATGATGGCGAGCGTCTTCGCCTTCGGTCTGTTCATGATGGGCTTTGCGCTCAGTCCGTGGTTCTGGCTCGGCCTGCCACTGGTGCTGGCGGGTTCGGCCTTCCAGGCGATCTACACGACGCTGAACAACACGGCGATCCATGTCCTGATCCCGGATTCAGTACGGGGTCGCGTGTCCGGTTTCCTGACGATGTCCTTCTCGCTGCCGATGCTCGGCGTGGCGCCGATCAGCGCCCTCGCCGAAGTCTGGGGCGCGCCGGTCGCCGTGGGGTTGGCCTCGCTGCTCGCCGTCGTGGTCGCGATCGTGTTCTACCTTGCGAGTTCCGACCTGCGGCGGATGGACCTGTTGATCCGGAAGGCGTTCAGGGCCGCGGCGCGAGCTGATGCCGAACTCGCGGTGAAGCGGGAAGCATCGGCGCCGGCGGCCACTCGCGGAGCGGCTCGCTGA
- a CDS encoding SOS response-associated peptidase, with translation MCGRYTLRSKARSVAAHFELDELPDLEPRYNIAPTQDVFVVALNREGQRALGTMRWGFPRKRGGPQINLRNDTAVEAPRFRTLLSRRRCLVVADGWYEWQPQPNGSRLPHYIRLPGGGPFGFSGVWNRTPDGLACTIMTCPASESIAPIHDRMPVIAQPPYEQWLDGTLQNPDTLGEQLETYTGELEFFPVSNRVGNYRNDDASLVDPV, from the coding sequence ATGTGCGGCCGCTACACGCTCCGCTCGAAGGCTCGATCCGTAGCCGCGCATTTCGAGCTGGATGAGCTGCCGGACCTGGAACCCCGCTACAACATCGCGCCGACCCAGGACGTTTTCGTGGTCGCACTGAACCGCGAAGGCCAACGCGCCCTGGGGACCATGCGCTGGGGCTTCCCGAGAAAGCGCGGCGGGCCCCAGATCAACCTCCGCAACGACACCGCCGTCGAAGCGCCCAGGTTCCGGACCCTCCTGAGCCGCAGGCGCTGCCTCGTCGTCGCCGATGGCTGGTACGAGTGGCAGCCCCAGCCAAACGGCTCCCGGCTCCCTCACTACATTCGGCTGCCCGGCGGCGGGCCTTTCGGTTTTTCCGGCGTCTGGAACCGCACTCCCGACGGCCTGGCCTGCACGATCATGACCTGCCCTGCCAGCGAGTCGATCGCACCGATTCACGACCGGATGCCGGTCATCGCCCAGCCGCCGTACGAGCAGTGGCTGGACGGCACGCTCCAGAACCCGGACACCCTGGGCGAACAACTCGAAACCTACACCGGCGAACTCGAGTTCTTTCCCGTCTCGAACCGGGTCGGGAACTACCGCAACGACGACGCGTCCCTGGTCGATCCGGTCTGA
- a CDS encoding PQQ-dependent dehydrogenase, methanol/ethanol family, translating into MSEPTATSRWAACATALPLLVAAACGGDGDSPWSTPTAGNVDDERIIRAAEAEPGSWLTYGQTYKEQRFSTLDQITRENVADLKLAWSKPIGGPSERMQGTPLIVDGVMYATNGWGVIYALDPATGEEIWTHDPQTDRTYVKYSCCGGVANRGVAVYRGKVYVALFDGRLVAVDAATGEEVWDVDTWHPSALGRFNITGAPRAAAGKVFIGQGSSESGKRRGYVSAYDAETGELAWRFYLVPGDPSQPFEHPEMEMAAKTWGGEWWKMGGGGTAWNSLVYDEELNLLYIGVGNGAPWSRQVRSPGGGDDLFLTAIVAVDADTAEMKWYYQTVPGDNWDYSSAMDIALGEMTVDGVERKVLLQAPKNGFFYVIDRETGELLRAHPYTDRIDWATHVDMETGRPIENMDVVFEEKPQWITPANAGAHNWEPMSWDEDKGIMYFYYHDYANFYALPEEFVETGTYTIRPWGLSLGVASGAYRQKLQDQAGPRPEDRGFLVAFDPLSGEKIWENRLSSAFNGGVLATATGVLFHCGGGGDFNAYDRDTGEKIWEFDAYGSFSSSIITYMEGGTQYVATMVGGSTRYDRPGELLVFSLDGEATLNVPPERDYSIPELPPLTADQETIALGNTLYHEHCALCHRGLGQTSIVAAASPDLRRMSPEVHDDFMPIVQDGLLPLGMPGYAELFDEEATTAIHQFVISKAMELRDAQ; encoded by the coding sequence ATGAGCGAACCGACCGCAACGTCACGGTGGGCAGCCTGCGCCACCGCTCTACCCCTCCTGGTGGCCGCAGCCTGCGGCGGCGACGGCGATTCGCCGTGGTCAACCCCCACCGCCGGCAACGTCGACGACGAGCGGATCATCCGCGCCGCCGAGGCAGAGCCCGGGAGTTGGCTCACCTACGGCCAGACCTACAAGGAACAGCGTTTCTCCACCCTCGACCAGATCACGCGCGAGAACGTCGCGGACCTGAAGCTCGCCTGGTCCAAGCCGATCGGCGGTCCCTCGGAGCGGATGCAAGGCACACCGCTGATCGTCGACGGAGTGATGTACGCGACGAACGGCTGGGGGGTGATCTATGCGCTCGACCCCGCCACCGGCGAGGAGATCTGGACCCACGACCCGCAGACCGACCGCACCTACGTCAAGTACTCCTGCTGCGGCGGCGTGGCGAACCGCGGCGTCGCGGTCTACAGGGGCAAGGTCTACGTCGCCCTGTTCGACGGCCGCCTGGTGGCCGTCGACGCGGCGACCGGCGAGGAGGTCTGGGACGTCGACACGTGGCATCCCTCGGCGCTCGGCCGCTTCAACATCACCGGCGCCCCGCGCGCAGCAGCCGGCAAGGTGTTCATCGGCCAGGGCAGCTCCGAGAGCGGCAAGCGGCGCGGCTACGTCTCCGCCTACGACGCCGAGACCGGCGAACTCGCCTGGCGCTTCTACCTCGTGCCGGGCGACCCGTCCCAGCCCTTCGAGCACCCGGAGATGGAGATGGCGGCCAAGACCTGGGGTGGCGAGTGGTGGAAGATGGGCGGTGGCGGCACCGCCTGGAACTCGCTCGTTTACGACGAGGAGCTCAACCTGCTCTACATAGGCGTCGGCAACGGCGCGCCCTGGTCGCGCCAGGTCCGCTCACCCGGAGGCGGCGACGACCTCTTCCTGACCGCGATCGTCGCGGTCGACGCGGACACCGCCGAGATGAAGTGGTACTACCAGACGGTTCCCGGAGACAACTGGGACTACAGCTCGGCGATGGACATCGCCCTCGGTGAAATGACCGTCGACGGCGTGGAACGAAAGGTCCTGCTCCAGGCGCCCAAGAACGGCTTCTTCTACGTGATCGACCGCGAGACCGGCGAACTCCTCCGCGCTCACCCCTACACCGACAGGATCGACTGGGCGACCCACGTCGACATGGAGACCGGGCGTCCGATCGAGAACATGGATGTGGTCTTCGAAGAGAAGCCGCAGTGGATCACGCCCGCGAACGCAGGCGCCCACAACTGGGAGCCCATGTCCTGGGACGAGGACAAGGGCATCATGTACTTCTACTACCACGACTACGCGAACTTCTACGCCCTGCCCGAGGAGTTCGTGGAGACGGGCACGTACACGATCCGGCCGTGGGGACTCAGCCTCGGCGTAGCCAGCGGCGCCTACCGCCAGAAGCTCCAGGACCAGGCCGGCCCGCGCCCCGAGGATAGGGGCTTCCTCGTCGCCTTCGATCCTCTCTCGGGCGAGAAGATCTGGGAGAACCGGCTGTCCTCGGCCTTCAACGGCGGCGTACTGGCGACGGCCACCGGCGTGTTGTTCCACTGCGGCGGCGGAGGCGACTTCAACGCCTACGACAGGGACACGGGCGAGAAGATCTGGGAGTTCGACGCCTACGGTTCGTTCTCGTCGTCGATCATCACCTACATGGAAGGCGGCACGCAGTACGTCGCCACGATGGTCGGCGGCAGCACCCGCTACGACCGGCCGGGCGAGCTGCTCGTCTTTTCGCTGGACGGAGAGGCGACCCTGAACGTACCGCCGGAGCGCGACTACTCGATCCCCGAGCTACCGCCCTTGACCGCCGACCAGGAGACGATCGCACTCGGCAACACGCTCTACCACGAGCACTGCGCGCTCTGCCACCGCGGCCTCGGTCAGACGTCGATCGTCGCCGCGGCCTCGCCCGACCTGCGGCGCATGTCTCCCGAAGTCCACGACGACTTCATGCCCATCGTCCAGGACGGTCTGCTGCCGCTCGGGATGCCCGGCTACGCCGAGCTCTTCGACGAGGAAGCGACGACCGCGATCCACCAGTTCGTCATCTCGAAGGCGATGGAGCTGCGGGACGCCCAGTAG
- a CDS encoding DUF3604 domain-containing protein, with amino-acid sequence MTLQVWRFAACLAAVTALACQADDPGADERLEPTRPVYVTQEWSPPSAPAGVSELVSRQPCANHDPLRQAFFGDLHTHTAFSLDALGRGAFQTPDDAYRFARGEALALGPLDDAGQPTRVAQLVRPLDFAAVADHSEWLGEVSLCTDPSSPLYDEPACRGMRPGSTAEERAAWFDHRITGRVPGLCGEDTSRCRAGLLTAWGLTQDAAEQHYDRSSDCSFTTFHGWEYTRSPGASKVHRNVILRNEIAPELPISWMDADRPLDLWTRLKSRCNDTGTGCQALTIPHNPNISNGQMFTLDWGDAPIDEQRARATLQAEMDALVEIMQAKGDSECRRGMWGVVGGEDEFCDFEKVRYIDGERPPDCEDGTGVGGLRGQGCQSRLDFVRYALIEGMAQEERLGVNPMQFGITASTDGHNGLPGDTDEYDYQGQNANVDSDLEKRLTTPAYAPHRLRNPGGLIGIWAEENSRDSLFDAMLRKETFGTSGVRIKARLFGGWDLPDLCSSSDMIADAYESATPMGNVLPDGDGSGAPTLFVSAIADFGTAEHPGTPLQRIQIIKGWVGGDGLFHERVFDVAGDPDNGADVSRSTCERSGDGAASLCATWTDPEFDPSRSTVYYARILENPSCRWNALQCIALPEDERPAACADPDLPWRIQERAWTSPIWYHAPDQ; translated from the coding sequence GTGACGCTGCAAGTGTGGCGGTTCGCGGCTTGCCTTGCCGCCGTCACCGCTCTGGCGTGCCAGGCCGATGACCCCGGAGCGGACGAGCGACTCGAGCCCACGCGCCCGGTCTACGTCACTCAGGAGTGGAGCCCGCCGAGCGCGCCGGCCGGGGTGAGCGAACTCGTTTCGCGACAGCCATGCGCGAACCACGATCCGCTGCGCCAGGCCTTCTTCGGGGATCTGCACACCCACACCGCTTTCTCCCTGGACGCTCTGGGCCGGGGCGCCTTCCAGACTCCGGACGACGCCTACCGCTTCGCCCGCGGAGAGGCGCTGGCACTCGGTCCGCTCGACGACGCGGGACAACCGACGCGCGTCGCCCAACTCGTTCGGCCGCTCGACTTTGCGGCCGTTGCCGACCACTCGGAGTGGCTGGGCGAAGTCTCCCTCTGCACCGACCCGTCCTCGCCCCTCTACGACGAACCGGCCTGCCGCGGGATGCGGCCGGGAAGCACCGCCGAGGAGCGCGCCGCCTGGTTCGACCACCGGATCACAGGCCGCGTACCCGGCCTGTGCGGCGAGGACACAAGCCGGTGCCGCGCAGGCCTGCTCACGGCCTGGGGCCTGACCCAGGACGCAGCCGAACAGCACTACGATCGGTCGAGCGACTGCTCCTTCACGACGTTCCACGGCTGGGAGTACACCCGCAGTCCGGGCGCCTCCAAGGTCCACCGCAACGTCATCCTGCGCAACGAGATCGCGCCGGAGCTGCCGATCTCCTGGATGGACGCCGACCGGCCGCTGGACCTCTGGACCCGGCTCAAGAGCCGCTGCAACGACACCGGCACCGGCTGCCAGGCGCTGACCATCCCACACAATCCGAACATCTCGAACGGACAGATGTTCACCCTCGACTGGGGCGACGCTCCCATCGACGAGCAACGGGCGCGAGCGACCCTCCAGGCCGAAATGGACGCCCTGGTCGAGATCATGCAGGCGAAGGGCGACTCCGAGTGCCGGCGCGGCATGTGGGGTGTCGTTGGCGGCGAGGACGAGTTCTGCGACTTCGAGAAGGTCCGCTACATCGACGGGGAGCGGCCGCCCGACTGCGAGGACGGCACGGGTGTCGGCGGACTGCGCGGCCAGGGCTGTCAGTCGCGGCTCGACTTCGTCCGATACGCGCTGATCGAGGGGATGGCCCAGGAGGAGCGCCTGGGCGTCAATCCGATGCAGTTCGGGATCACCGCCTCGACCGACGGCCACAACGGCCTCCCGGGCGACACGGACGAGTACGACTACCAGGGCCAGAACGCGAACGTCGACTCGGACCTCGAAAAGCGGCTCACCACGCCCGCATACGCCCCCCACCGGCTCCGGAACCCCGGCGGCCTGATCGGCATCTGGGCCGAGGAGAACTCACGCGACTCCCTGTTCGACGCGATGCTGCGCAAGGAGACGTTCGGCACCAGCGGCGTGCGGATCAAGGCGCGGCTGTTCGGCGGCTGGGACCTTCCCGACCTCTGCTCCAGCAGCGACATGATCGCCGACGCCTACGAGAGCGCGACGCCGATGGGCAACGTGCTGCCGGACGGCGACGGTTCAGGAGCGCCGACGCTGTTCGTCTCGGCGATCGCCGACTTCGGGACCGCCGAACACCCGGGAACGCCCCTGCAGCGGATCCAGATCATCAAGGGCTGGGTCGGCGGCGACGGCCTGTTCCACGAACGCGTCTTCGACGTCGCCGGCGACCCGGACAACGGTGCCGACGTGTCCAGGTCGACCTGCGAACGAAGCGGCGACGGCGCCGCCTCCCTGTGCGCCACCTGGACCGATCCGGAGTTCGACCCGTCGCGCTCCACCGTCTACTACGCCCGGATCCTGGAGAACCCGAGCTGCCGCTGGAACGCACTCCAGTGCATCGCCCTGCCTGAAGACGAGCGCCCGGCAGCCTGCGCCGATCCCGACCTGCCCTGGCGTATCCAGGAACGCGCCTGGACCTCCCCCATCTGGTACCACGCACCCGATCAGTAG
- a CDS encoding serine hydrolase has product MTRRFNAFFFGLLTVSAVCFAVQDGAAIPDDDEIRQILVNRIDEQKRSVGIVVGVVEPGGRRVVAHGQLATDDPTEVDGDTVYEIGSITKVFTAILLADLAGEGALELETPVQRLLGPDVTVPTRNGAEITLLHLTTHSSGLPRMPNNFRPADAGNPYADYTVAQLYEFLASHELGRDIGEMVEYSNLGTGLLGHALALSQEMGYERLISERLLEPLRMSDTSITLSPSQRERLAIGHSVQLRRVANWDLPTLAGAGALRSTVNDMLTFAEANLGLRESPLQEEMAETHQSRRDFPAPGMRIGLGWVIRTGHWRDLHWHNGGTGGYRSFLGFDLESQTGVVVLSNSGDSVDDLGFHLLDSRYRLVVPPALRTAVEVDPAVYDDYVGRYQLAENVVFTVTREGDRLFVQLTGQPRFEVFPESGTKYFYRVVDAQITFGRGEDGAVDHLVLHQNDMDQRADRLAGPD; this is encoded by the coding sequence ATGACCAGACGATTCAACGCCTTCTTCTTCGGACTCCTTACGGTGTCCGCGGTCTGCTTCGCGGTTCAGGACGGAGCGGCGATCCCAGACGACGACGAGATTCGCCAGATCCTGGTGAACCGGATCGACGAGCAGAAACGGAGCGTCGGCATCGTGGTCGGTGTTGTCGAACCAGGAGGCCGGCGGGTGGTCGCCCATGGTCAGCTTGCGACTGACGACCCGACCGAAGTGGACGGCGACACGGTCTACGAGATCGGATCGATCACGAAGGTCTTCACCGCGATCCTGCTGGCGGACCTGGCGGGGGAGGGCGCCCTCGAGCTCGAGACGCCGGTGCAGCGGCTGCTCGGGCCGGACGTCACCGTGCCGACCCGGAACGGCGCAGAGATCACGTTGCTGCACCTGACGACGCACAGCTCGGGATTGCCTCGTATGCCGAACAACTTCCGGCCGGCCGATGCGGGAAACCCCTACGCCGACTACACGGTCGCCCAGCTCTACGAGTTCCTCGCGTCTCACGAGCTGGGGCGCGACATCGGCGAGATGGTCGAGTACTCGAATCTCGGCACCGGTCTCCTGGGACACGCCCTCGCTCTGAGCCAGGAAATGGGCTACGAGAGGCTAATCTCCGAACGGCTTCTCGAACCTCTCCGGATGTCCGATACGTCGATCACCCTTTCGCCGTCTCAACGGGAACGGCTGGCCATCGGCCACAGCGTGCAGCTCAGGAGGGTCGCGAACTGGGATCTTCCAACCCTCGCGGGCGCTGGTGCCCTGCGCTCCACGGTGAACGACATGCTGACCTTCGCCGAGGCCAATCTCGGTCTGCGCGAGTCGCCGTTGCAGGAGGAGATGGCAGAAACCCATCAGTCACGCCGTGACTTTCCGGCGCCCGGTATGCGCATCGGACTCGGGTGGGTCATTCGCACCGGGCACTGGCGTGACCTCCACTGGCACAACGGCGGCACCGGCGGCTACCGCTCGTTTCTCGGGTTCGACCTCGAATCACAGACCGGCGTGGTCGTGCTGTCGAACTCCGGCGACAGCGTCGACGACCTCGGATTCCATCTCCTGGACTCTCGCTATCGCTTGGTCGTGCCTCCGGCGCTCCGGACGGCTGTCGAGGTTGATCCGGCGGTCTACGACGACTACGTCGGCCGCTATCAGCTCGCCGAGAATGTCGTCTTCACGGTGACCCGCGAGGGCGACCGGCTGTTCGTCCAGCTCACCGGGCAGCCGCGCTTCGAGGTGTTTCCCGAATCCGGGACGAAGTACTTCTACCGCGTTGTGGACGCGCAGATTACGTTCGGGCGAGGCGAAGACGGTGCCGTCGACCATCTGGTGCTGCACCAGAACGACATGGATCAGCGGGCCGACCGGCTTGCCGGCCCGGACTGA